A genome region from Methylobacterium sp. FF17 includes the following:
- a CDS encoding TspO/MBR family protein — MDDWGPTLVAAGAALLVALAGGLLTTTGPWYHALRRPAWKPPDWAFGPVWTTIFTLTAISAVLAWNADASASARAALVGAYVVNAVLNIAWSGLFFRLRRPDWALFEVVFLWLSIAALILVTARVSSGAALLLLPYLAWVAVAALLNRAIVRLNGPFRRA; from the coding sequence ATGGACGATTGGGGGCCGACCCTGGTGGCGGCCGGCGCGGCCTTGCTCGTGGCCCTGGCCGGCGGCCTGCTGACCACCACCGGCCCCTGGTATCACGCCCTGCGGCGCCCCGCCTGGAAGCCGCCGGACTGGGCCTTCGGCCCAGTCTGGACCACGATCTTCACCCTGACGGCGATCTCGGCGGTGCTGGCCTGGAACGCCGATGCGAGCGCGTCCGCCCGCGCCGCCCTGGTCGGTGCCTACGTGGTCAACGCCGTGCTCAACATCGCCTGGAGCGGGCTGTTCTTCCGCCTGAGGCGGCCGGACTGGGCCCTCTTCGAGGTCGTGTTCCTCTGGCTGTCGATCGCGGCGCTGATCCTCGTCACCGCGCGGGTTTCGAGCGGCGCCGCGCTCCTGCTCCTGCCCTATCTCGCCTGGGTCGCGGTCGCGGCCCTGCTGAACCGAGCGATCGTCCGGCTCAACGGCCCGTTCCGGAGGGCCTGA
- a CDS encoding cobalamin B12-binding domain-containing protein encodes MRYESPHRDVIDLREFGIGAQIAEFSRSLRLQDDLARVVEAEIIPRLMLAHRAEVSPPACNILPSPEQVAAFASLMLEPAGDDLDARLTGILASGLSPDSLLLDLLAPTARHLGTLWEEDLCDFVEVTRAMGRLQRLLREINRRFGAEPACPREGRRILLLPCPGESHSFGLTIVERFFRDAGWDVTCMAAQTENELFARVRDGGFDVVGLSLACEVLLSRMAEIIAAIRRHSRNPTIRVIVGGPAFTADPTAVGRVGADAGTGNAHQALNIAESLLDLPARPC; translated from the coding sequence TTGCGCTACGAATCACCCCATCGGGACGTCATCGATCTTCGAGAGTTCGGGATCGGTGCGCAGATCGCGGAATTCAGCCGGAGCCTGCGCCTGCAGGACGATCTGGCCCGGGTCGTCGAGGCCGAGATCATTCCGCGCCTCATGCTCGCCCACCGGGCCGAAGTCTCCCCGCCAGCCTGCAACATACTGCCGAGCCCTGAACAGGTCGCGGCCTTCGCGAGCCTGATGCTGGAGCCGGCCGGGGACGACCTCGATGCCCGCCTGACCGGCATCCTGGCGAGCGGCCTGTCGCCCGACAGCCTCCTCCTCGACCTGCTGGCTCCGACCGCGCGCCATCTCGGTACTCTTTGGGAAGAGGACCTCTGCGACTTCGTCGAGGTGACCCGGGCCATGGGACGCCTGCAGCGCCTGCTGCGCGAGATCAACCGGCGCTTCGGCGCCGAGCCGGCCTGTCCGCGCGAGGGCCGGCGCATCCTGCTCCTGCCCTGTCCGGGCGAGTCCCACAGCTTCGGACTCACCATCGTGGAGCGCTTCTTCCGGGATGCCGGCTGGGACGTGACCTGCATGGCGGCGCAGACGGAGAACGAACTCTTCGCGCGCGTTCGCGACGGCGGGTTCGACGTCGTCGGTCTCTCGCTCGCCTGCGAGGTCCTGCTGTCCCGGATGGCCGAGATCATTGCTGCGATCAGGCGGCATTCGCGCAATCCCACGATCCGTGTCATCGTGGGCGGCCCGGCCTTTACGGCCGATCCCACCGCCGTGGGCCGAGTCGGAGCCGATGCCGGCACCGGCAATGCCCATCAGGCGCTCAATATCGCGGAAAGTCTCCTTGATCTGCCGGCCCGACCCTGCTGA
- the chlG gene encoding chlorophyll synthase ChlG, translating to MATPAPSALVELLKPITWFAPMWAFACGVISSGASPSGQWPVIAAGVILAGPLVCATSQAVNDWYDRHVDAINEPHRPIPSGRMPGRWGLYVAAGWTGLSLLVAAALGPWILGAALVGLVLAWIYSAPPLRLKRNGWWGNSAVALCYEGLPWFTGAAVMAAAVPDGRVLLVALLYSIGAHGIMTLNDFKSVEGDRRTGIRSLPVQLGTLGAARLACLVMAVPQLAVILALFAWQRPWHGALIGALLLGQFVLMGRLLAAPRARAAWYNGTGTTLYVLGMLVAAFALRPLAMGAP from the coding sequence ATGGCAACGCCTGCACCCAGCGCCCTTGTCGAACTCCTGAAGCCGATCACATGGTTTGCACCGATGTGGGCCTTCGCCTGCGGGGTGATCTCGTCGGGGGCCTCGCCGAGCGGGCAGTGGCCGGTGATCGCCGCCGGGGTCATCCTGGCCGGTCCCCTGGTCTGCGCCACCTCGCAGGCGGTGAACGACTGGTACGACCGCCACGTCGACGCGATCAACGAGCCGCACCGGCCGATCCCCTCAGGACGCATGCCGGGCCGCTGGGGCCTCTACGTCGCCGCGGGCTGGACCGGCCTCTCCCTCCTGGTCGCGGCGGCCCTCGGGCCCTGGATCCTCGGGGCCGCCCTGGTCGGCCTCGTGCTGGCCTGGATCTACAGCGCGCCTCCCCTGCGCCTGAAGCGCAACGGCTGGTGGGGCAACTCGGCGGTCGCCCTCTGCTACGAGGGCCTGCCCTGGTTCACCGGGGCGGCGGTGATGGCGGCGGCGGTGCCGGACGGGCGCGTGCTCCTCGTCGCCCTGCTCTATTCCATCGGCGCCCACGGCATCATGACCCTCAACGACTTCAAATCCGTGGAGGGGGACCGGCGCACCGGCATCCGCTCCCTGCCCGTGCAACTCGGGACGCTGGGCGCCGCGCGCCTCGCCTGCCTCGTCATGGCGGTGCCCCAACTTGCGGTGATTCTCGCGCTGTTCGCCTGGCAGCGGCCCTGGCACGGCGCGCTCATCGGCGCCCTTCTCCTCGGGCAGTTCGTGCTGATGGGCCGGCTGCTCGCCGCGCCCCGTGCGCGGGCGGCCTGGTACAACGGGACCGGGACCACGCTCTACGTGCTCGGCATGCTGGTGGCGGCCTTCGCCCTGCGGCCCCTCGCGATGGGAGCCCCGTGA
- the bchF gene encoding 2-vinyl bacteriochlorophyllide hydratase produces the protein MIRRTDRPRRPLYDTAERARRDASPWTLVQGVLAPLQFLVFAISLGLVLRTLATGEGAGAANASVVAKTLVLYAIMVTGSVWEKAVFGRYLFAPAFYWEDMVSMLVLALHSAYLAALATGALDTTGLMVLALAAYATYAVNAAQFVLKLRTARLQAAPAGLVAEAAR, from the coding sequence ATGATCCGGAGAACGGACAGGCCCAGGCGACCGCTCTACGACACCGCCGAGCGTGCGCGTCGCGACGCTTCCCCCTGGACCCTGGTGCAGGGCGTCCTGGCCCCGCTGCAATTCCTTGTCTTCGCCATCAGCCTCGGCCTCGTGCTGCGCACCCTGGCGACCGGGGAGGGCGCCGGAGCCGCCAACGCATCGGTCGTTGCCAAGACCCTGGTGCTCTACGCGATCATGGTCACGGGCTCGGTTTGGGAGAAGGCGGTCTTCGGGCGCTACCTGTTCGCCCCGGCCTTCTACTGGGAGGACATGGTCAGCATGCTGGTGCTGGCCCTGCACAGCGCCTACCTCGCCGCCCTGGCTACCGGTGCCCTCGATACGACCGGCCTGATGGTGCTGGCGCTGGCGGCCTACGCGACCTACGCGGTCAACGCGGCGCAGTTCGTCCTCAAGCTCCGCACCGCACGCCTCCAGGCGGCCCCCGCCGGCCTCGTCGCGGAGGCCGCGCGATGA
- a CDS encoding ferredoxin:protochlorophyllide reductase (ATP-dependent) subunit N, producing MNAHAPLPTLETGCDIRQERGQRAVFCGLTGIVWLHRKIQDAFFLVVGSRTCAHLIQSAAGVMIFAEPRFATAILDERDLAGLADANEELDRVVQRLIARRPDIRLLFLVGSCPSEVIKLDLSRAAQRLSTTLHPAVRVLNYSGSGIETTFTQGEDACLAALVPEMPRAPVDAAPALLVVGALADVVEDQFARIFAQLGLDDVSFLPARRAGDLPALGENTRYLLAQPFLGDTARALEARGATRLTAPFPLGSEGTTAWLRAAATAFGVARERFDRVTAPGRGRAATALAPFRQRLEGKRVFFFPDSQLELPLARFLSREMGAALVEVGTPYLHRQHHAAELAQLPAGTRVVEGQDLDAQMDRCRTARPDLTVCGLGLANPLEAEGLATKWSIELLFTPIQGYDQAGDLAELFARPLTRRARLEV from the coding sequence ATGAACGCCCACGCGCCGCTTCCGACCCTGGAGACGGGCTGCGATATCCGCCAGGAGCGGGGGCAGCGCGCGGTGTTCTGCGGGCTCACCGGCATCGTCTGGCTCCACCGCAAGATCCAGGACGCCTTCTTCCTCGTGGTCGGGTCGCGGACCTGCGCGCACCTGATCCAATCGGCCGCCGGCGTGATGATCTTCGCCGAGCCGCGCTTCGCCACCGCCATCCTCGACGAGCGCGATCTCGCCGGTCTCGCCGACGCCAACGAGGAACTCGACCGGGTGGTGCAGCGCCTCATCGCCCGACGCCCCGACATCCGCCTGCTCTTCCTCGTGGGCTCCTGCCCCTCGGAGGTGATCAAGCTCGATCTCTCGCGCGCCGCGCAGCGCCTCTCCACGACCCTCCATCCGGCCGTGCGGGTGCTGAATTATTCCGGCAGCGGCATCGAGACGACCTTCACGCAAGGGGAGGATGCCTGCCTCGCCGCCCTGGTACCGGAGATGCCCCGCGCGCCGGTCGACGCGGCGCCAGCGCTCCTCGTGGTCGGCGCGCTCGCCGACGTGGTCGAGGATCAGTTCGCCCGCATCTTCGCGCAACTCGGGCTCGACGACGTGTCGTTCCTACCCGCGCGCCGGGCCGGGGACCTGCCGGCACTCGGCGAGAACACCCGCTATCTCCTCGCCCAGCCCTTCCTCGGCGATACTGCGCGGGCCCTGGAGGCGCGGGGCGCCACGCGCTTGACCGCACCGTTCCCCCTCGGCTCCGAAGGCACCACGGCCTGGCTCCGGGCCGCCGCGACGGCGTTCGGGGTCGCGCGCGAGCGCTTCGACCGCGTCACGGCGCCGGGGCGTGGGCGCGCCGCCACGGCGCTCGCCCCCTTCCGGCAGCGGCTGGAGGGCAAGCGGGTGTTCTTCTTCCCCGATTCGCAACTCGAACTGCCGCTCGCCCGCTTCCTGTCGCGGGAGATGGGCGCCGCGCTGGTCGAGGTCGGCACACCCTATCTGCACCGCCAGCACCATGCGGCCGAACTGGCGCAGCTTCCCGCCGGCACGCGGGTCGTGGAGGGCCAGGACCTCGATGCGCAGATGGACCGCTGCCGGACGGCCCGCCCCGACCTGACGGTCTGCGGCCTCGGCCTCGCCAACCCGCTGGAGGCCGAGGGCCTGGCCACCAAGTGGTCCATCGAGCTGCTGTTCACCCCGATCCAGGGCTACGACCAGGCCGGCGATCTGGCCGAACTCTTCGCACGGCCGCTGACGCGCCGCGCCCGGCTGGAGGTGTAG
- the ppsR gene encoding transcriptional regulator PpsR, with translation MTSLALPAASQALAALQHSLDPLDAQAAGLLVAAATDLSLVIDADGVIRDATFGNADLEGEGCETWLGRPWVDTVTVESRPKIAALLKDAAPGAVTRWRQVNHISPTGTDLPVRYAAMRLAKDGQVLVLGRNLRAMASLQRTLVETQQALERDYLRMRGAETRYRLLFQLGSEPVLVVDAGTRRVTEVNPAAARLIGRADKRIVGHDAVDLFDAGSLRDLEALFAGLRATGQAADLEAKLGQGRGGVRVAASLFRQENATSVLLRLAPGETRNAEPGSTSANALDVLRSLPEGFVVTDPGRRILTANAAFLDLVQLATEEQVRGQPLERWLGREESEAGALFATLALHGSVRHFPTHVRGTYGTLEEVEVAAVSVTGGSQPCLGFTLRATPRRAATVTGGRELPRSVEQMTELVGRVSMKTLVRESTDLIERLCIEAALRITRDNRASAAEMLGLSRQGLYAKMRRYGIGDLDAPDDLS, from the coding sequence GTGACCAGCTTGGCGCTTCCTGCCGCGAGTCAGGCGCTCGCGGCGCTTCAACACTCCCTCGATCCCCTCGACGCGCAGGCGGCGGGGCTGTTGGTGGCCGCCGCCACGGACCTCTCCCTGGTGATCGATGCCGACGGCGTGATTCGCGACGCCACCTTCGGCAACGCGGACCTGGAGGGCGAGGGCTGCGAGACTTGGCTCGGGCGTCCCTGGGTCGACACGGTCACGGTGGAGAGCCGGCCGAAGATCGCCGCCCTCCTGAAGGACGCCGCCCCCGGGGCCGTGACGCGCTGGCGCCAGGTCAACCACATCTCGCCCACCGGCACGGACCTGCCCGTGCGCTACGCCGCCATGCGGCTCGCCAAGGACGGGCAGGTTCTGGTGCTCGGGCGCAACCTGCGCGCCATGGCGTCGCTTCAGCGGACGCTGGTGGAGACTCAGCAGGCCCTGGAGCGCGACTACCTGCGCATGCGCGGCGCCGAGACGCGCTACCGCCTCCTCTTTCAACTCGGCTCCGAGCCGGTCCTGGTGGTGGATGCCGGCACCCGCCGGGTCACCGAGGTCAATCCCGCCGCCGCGCGCCTCATCGGCCGGGCGGACAAGCGCATCGTCGGGCACGATGCCGTCGACCTCTTCGACGCCGGCAGCCTGCGCGACCTCGAAGCGCTCTTCGCCGGCCTGCGCGCCACCGGGCAAGCGGCGGACCTCGAAGCGAAGCTCGGACAGGGGCGCGGCGGTGTCCGGGTCGCGGCCTCGCTGTTCCGCCAGGAGAACGCCACCAGCGTGCTCCTGCGCCTCGCCCCCGGCGAGACGCGGAATGCGGAGCCCGGCTCCACGAGCGCCAATGCCCTCGACGTTCTCCGCAGCCTGCCAGAGGGCTTCGTCGTCACCGATCCGGGCCGGCGCATCCTTACCGCCAACGCCGCCTTCCTCGACCTCGTCCAGCTCGCGACGGAGGAGCAGGTGCGCGGCCAGCCCCTCGAGCGTTGGCTCGGCCGGGAGGAAAGCGAGGCGGGCGCCCTGTTCGCCACGCTGGCGCTGCACGGCTCCGTGCGCCACTTCCCGACCCATGTCCGGGGAACCTACGGCACCCTGGAGGAGGTGGAGGTCGCCGCCGTCTCGGTGACGGGAGGAAGCCAGCCCTGCCTCGGCTTCACCCTGCGCGCGACCCCGCGCCGGGCCGCCACGGTGACGGGCGGACGGGAGCTGCCGCGCTCCGTCGAGCAGATGACGGAACTCGTCGGCCGCGTCTCGATGAAGACCCTGGTGCGTGAATCGACGGACCTGATCGAGCGCCTCTGCATCGAGGCGGCGCTCCGCATCACCCGCGACAACCGCGCCTCGGCGGCGGAGATGCTCGGCCTCAGCCGCCAGGGCCTTTACGCCAAGATGCGCCGCTACGGCATCGGCGACCTCGATGCCCCTGACGACCTGAGCTGA
- a CDS encoding geranylgeranyl diphosphate reductase: MLAIRDTDLETYDVVVVGGGPAGATAATDLARAGRRVLLLDKPGRIKPCGGAIPPRLIRDFAIPDHLLVARIRSARMVSPKDRRVDMPIGDGFVGMVDRADFDPWLRARAAEAGAVLRAATFRHIERDEDATTVHYLEDGFPRAARTRLVIGADGASSPVGRAEIPGHAHMKQVFAYHEIVRLPETGGHDVEATRCDVYYQGRLSPDFYAWVFPHGDTVSIGTGSARKGFSLRGAIRTLRTATGLEGGETVRREGAPLPLKPLRRWDNGRDVLLTGDAAGIVAPASGEGIYYAMLGGRLAAEAAGAFLATGQARALGLARRRFMRLHGRIFLILRIMQGVWYRNDALRERFVAICRDRDVQQLTWDSYMNKELARAKPVAHARIFFKDLAHLFSWVSP, translated from the coding sequence ATGTTGGCCATCAGGGACACCGACCTCGAGACCTACGACGTGGTGGTGGTGGGCGGCGGCCCGGCCGGCGCCACGGCGGCGACCGACCTGGCCCGCGCGGGCCGGCGCGTCCTGCTCCTCGACAAGCCCGGCCGGATCAAGCCCTGCGGCGGCGCGATCCCGCCTCGCCTGATCCGCGACTTCGCAATCCCCGACCACCTTCTCGTCGCCCGCATCCGTTCGGCCCGGATGGTCTCGCCCAAGGACAGGCGGGTGGACATGCCCATCGGCGACGGCTTCGTCGGCATGGTCGACCGGGCCGATTTCGATCCCTGGCTGCGCGCCCGCGCGGCGGAGGCCGGGGCGGTGCTGCGGGCGGCGACCTTCCGGCACATCGAGCGCGACGAGGACGCCACCACGGTGCATTACCTGGAGGATGGCTTCCCGCGCGCCGCGCGGACCCGCCTCGTGATCGGGGCGGACGGGGCGAGTTCCCCCGTGGGACGGGCCGAGATCCCCGGCCACGCGCACATGAAGCAGGTCTTCGCCTATCACGAGATCGTCCGTCTGCCTGAGACGGGCGGCCACGACGTCGAGGCGACGCGCTGCGACGTCTATTACCAGGGCCGGCTCTCGCCGGATTTCTACGCCTGGGTCTTTCCCCACGGCGACACCGTGAGCATCGGTACGGGGAGCGCCCGCAAGGGCTTCTCCCTGCGCGGTGCGATCCGGACCTTGCGCACCGCGACGGGCCTGGAGGGCGGCGAGACCGTACGCCGCGAAGGCGCCCCCCTCCCCCTCAAGCCCCTGCGCCGCTGGGACAACGGCCGCGACGTGCTCCTCACCGGGGACGCCGCCGGCATCGTCGCCCCCGCCTCCGGCGAAGGCATCTACTACGCGATGCTGGGTGGCCGTCTCGCCGCCGAAGCGGCGGGCGCGTTCCTCGCGACGGGCCAAGCCCGGGCCCTCGGCCTCGCCCGGCGCCGCTTCATGCGCCTGCACGGGCGGATCTTCCTCATCCTGCGGATCATGCAGGGGGTCTGGTACCGCAACGATGCCCTGCGCGAGCGCTTCGTCGCGATCTGCCGCGACCGCGACGTGCAGCAGCTGACCTGGGATTCCTACATGAACAAGGAGCTGGCCCGGGCCAAACCGGTCGCCCATGCCCGCATCTTCTTCAAGGACCTCGCCCACCTCTTCAGCTGGGTCTCGCCGTGA
- a CDS encoding BCD family MFS transporter, with the protein MAAAPFGWASIVRLGLVQTALGAVVVLMTSTINRVMVVELALPAIVPGGLVALHYAVQVLRPRWGYGSDRTGRRTPWIVGGMAALALGGFGAAVATALAETHPAAGLALAVLAFLTVGMGAGAAGTSLLVLLATGVAAQRRGAAATIVWVMMIAGFAITAPLAGHFLDPFSGARLMAVSGTVSLIAFAVAVLAVRGVEPARTDRGEAGTPKRPFAQVLAQVWAEPESRRFTVFIFVAMLAYSGQELILEPFAGLVFAMSPGVTTKLAGLQHGGVLAGMLMVAGLTMGIGGPVLGSLKLWTVLGCAGSALALLGIAGAGLLGADFPLRVPVFALGLFNGIFAVAAIGSMMALAGAGGEAERGTRMGVWGAAQGLAFGAGGFLGTVAVDAARLATSRVVDAYAGVFAAEAVLFMFAAVLALRIAHAPATRGSGTRRAASAFEATLTAR; encoded by the coding sequence ATGGCCGCCGCTCCCTTCGGCTGGGCTTCCATCGTCCGCCTCGGCCTCGTGCAGACGGCGCTGGGCGCCGTGGTGGTCCTGATGACCTCCACCATCAACCGCGTGATGGTGGTGGAACTGGCGCTGCCCGCCATCGTGCCCGGTGGCCTCGTCGCCCTGCACTACGCCGTGCAGGTCCTGCGCCCGCGCTGGGGCTACGGCTCGGACCGGACCGGCCGGCGCACGCCTTGGATCGTCGGCGGCATGGCGGCCCTGGCGCTCGGCGGCTTCGGGGCGGCCGTCGCCACGGCGCTCGCCGAGACGCATCCGGCCGCCGGCCTCGCCCTCGCGGTGCTCGCCTTCCTCACGGTGGGGATGGGCGCGGGAGCCGCCGGCACCTCGCTCCTCGTCCTCCTCGCCACCGGCGTCGCGGCGCAGCGGCGGGGCGCGGCCGCCACCATCGTCTGGGTGATGATGATCGCGGGCTTCGCGATCACCGCGCCGCTGGCCGGGCATTTCCTCGATCCGTTCTCGGGCGCCCGGCTGATGGCGGTCTCCGGCACCGTCTCGCTCATCGCCTTCGCGGTCGCCGTCCTGGCGGTGCGCGGCGTGGAGCCGGCCCGGACGGACCGGGGCGAGGCCGGGACGCCGAAGCGCCCCTTCGCGCAGGTTCTGGCCCAGGTCTGGGCCGAGCCGGAATCGCGCCGCTTCACGGTCTTCATCTTCGTGGCGATGCTCGCCTATAGCGGGCAGGAGCTCATCCTGGAGCCCTTCGCAGGCCTCGTCTTCGCGATGTCGCCGGGCGTCACCACCAAGCTCGCGGGCCTTCAGCACGGTGGCGTGCTTGCCGGGATGCTGATGGTGGCCGGGCTGACCATGGGCATCGGCGGCCCCGTCCTCGGCTCGCTCAAGCTCTGGACGGTGCTCGGCTGCGCCGGCTCGGCCCTGGCGCTCCTCGGCATCGCAGGGGCCGGCCTCCTCGGCGCGGACTTTCCTTTGCGGGTGCCGGTGTTCGCGCTCGGGCTGTTCAACGGCATCTTCGCGGTGGCCGCCATCGGCTCGATGATGGCGCTCGCCGGGGCCGGGGGCGAGGCCGAGCGCGGCACCCGCATGGGGGTCTGGGGCGCGGCGCAAGGGCTCGCCTTCGGGGCCGGCGGCTTCCTCGGCACCGTGGCGGTCGATGCGGCGCGCCTCGCCACGTCCCGCGTCGTCGACGCCTATGCGGGCGTGTTCGCGGCCGAAGCCGTGCTGTTCATGTTCGCCGCCGTCCTGGCGCTGCGCATCGCCCATGCCCCCGCGACGCGGGGGTCCGGGACCCGCCGCGCCGCATCCGCTTTCGAGGCAACGCTCACCGCGAGGTAA